The following coding sequences are from one Candidatus Zixiibacteriota bacterium window:
- a CDS encoding ABC transporter ATP-binding protein, protein MLIALHNVEKEYRTGAVSFKALKGVSLAVDRGEYLAIVGPSGSGKSTLMNLIGCLDVPSAGEYLLDGRPVGAMTSNQLADIRNQTIGFVFQAFNLLPYATSFENVEVPLLFARVPARQRKRRVLELLARVGLADKVSNKPTELSGGEMQRVAIARALANEPEIILADEPTGNLDTASGKQIIALFDELRNAGKTVIIITHDVNIAKQAPRIVRIRDGAIEENGYHPVGVNVQSLQG, encoded by the coding sequence ATGCTGATCGCACTGCACAACGTCGAGAAGGAATACCGCACCGGGGCGGTGTCGTTCAAGGCCCTCAAGGGGGTGTCGCTGGCGGTCGACCGGGGCGAATACCTCGCCATCGTCGGGCCCTCCGGCTCCGGCAAGTCGACCCTCATGAATTTGATCGGCTGCCTGGATGTGCCGAGCGCAGGCGAGTATCTTCTCGACGGCCGGCCGGTCGGCGCCATGACCTCCAATCAGCTCGCCGACATCCGCAACCAAACCATCGGCTTCGTCTTCCAGGCGTTCAACCTGCTGCCCTACGCCACGTCGTTTGAGAACGTCGAGGTCCCCCTCCTGTTCGCCCGGGTGCCGGCGCGGCAGCGCAAACGGCGGGTGCTCGAGCTGCTTGCCCGGGTCGGCCTCGCCGACAAAGTCAGCAACAAGCCGACCGAGCTCTCCGGCGGCGAAATGCAGCGTGTGGCGATCGCCCGCGCGCTGGCTAACGAGCCGGAGATCATCCTCGCCGACGAGCCGACCGGCAATCTCGACACCGCTTCCGGAAAACAAATCATTGCCCTGTTCGACGAGCTCCGCAACGCAGGCAAGACAGTCATCATCATCACGCACGATGTCAACATCGCCAAACAGGCGCCGCGCATTGTCCGCATCCGCGACGGGGCAATCGAGGAGAACGGCTACCACCCGGTGGGGGTGAACGTCCAATCCCTCCAGGGTTAA
- a CDS encoding CDP-alcohol phosphatidyltransferase family protein — MISWREIGRLPNLLSLSRIAMTPLIGYFLWLDTPAAPFVCVGFLFLAAVTDGLDGYLARRRGLTSDLGRVLDPVADKIMAGVLVLLLVAYRGFPLWLAVVILGRDLLIMAAGLFLLQGRKVVLGSNITGKYTFTAIAFLLGSYVIRFPFGMLVMPPITLALIAFSMILYARVFLRVRRGDRPAPEHDRPGYKMVRVTLLVLFLVIFAVQLAEYLW; from the coding sequence GTGATTTCCTGGCGTGAAATAGGGCGCCTGCCCAACCTGCTGAGTCTGTCGCGGATCGCGATGACCCCGCTGATCGGCTATTTCCTGTGGCTCGACACCCCGGCCGCCCCGTTTGTCTGCGTCGGTTTCCTGTTCCTGGCGGCTGTGACTGACGGACTCGACGGCTACCTGGCGCGGCGGCGGGGGCTCACCAGCGACCTCGGCCGGGTGCTCGATCCGGTGGCCGACAAGATCATGGCCGGGGTGTTGGTACTCCTGCTGGTCGCCTACCGGGGTTTTCCGCTCTGGCTGGCGGTGGTCATTCTTGGCCGGGACCTGCTCATCATGGCCGCCGGGCTCTTCCTGCTGCAGGGGCGGAAGGTCGTCCTCGGCTCCAACATCACCGGGAAATACACTTTCACCGCGATCGCCTTCCTGCTGGGCAGCTATGTCATCCGCTTCCCGTTCGGCATGTTGGTGATGCCGCCGATTACGCTCGCCCTCATTGCCTTTTCGATGATCCTCTATGCCCGCGTGTTCCTGCGGGTTCGCCGAGGCGATCGGCCTGCCCCCGAGCACGACCGCCCGGGCTACAAGATGGTGCGCGTTACTCTGCTGGTGCTCTTTCTGGTTATCTTCGCCGTCCAACTCGCCGAATACCTTTGGTAA